A single genomic interval of Musa acuminata AAA Group cultivar baxijiao chromosome BXJ3-4, Cavendish_Baxijiao_AAA, whole genome shotgun sequence harbors:
- the LOC103980965 gene encoding probable mitochondrial-processing peptidase subunit beta, mitochondrial translates to MAFSFSRFRRKLDAALSSAVRARYLSLSARPSLPEEPAPDPRFLRYSSPDARPPLDHSPFLRFPQVRHTTLPSGIRVVTQSAPISASHTASIGVWIDAGSRFEAPGTNGTAHFLEHMIFKGTRRRTARSLEEEIENMGARLNAYTSREQTTFFADVQSKDVAVAVDVLADILQNSKFPDHAIKRERGVILREMEEVQGQVEEVIFDHLHSAAFQGHPLGDTILGPEENIRGISRVDLQQYISTHYTGHRMVVSAAGAVKHDEIVNMVGRLFTNFSTDPTTADQLVNANPAVFTGSEVRVQDEGMPFAHFAIAFKGSSWTDPNSIPLMVIQSLLGSWNKSIGVGNCSGSQLARRVGTDDLAENIMAFNTNYRDIGLFGVYSIASPKCLRELSCVLMDEIKRLAYQVSEAEVVRARNQLKSVLLLHIDGSTAVSENNGRQMLTYGRVLPFVELFARIDAVDAAAIMETARNFIINKEVALAATGPIQELPEHSWFCAQTAAQ, encoded by the exons ATGGCGTTTTCTTTCTCTCGCTTTCGGAGGAAACTCGACGCCGCCCTCTCGTCCGCCGTCCGCGCCCGCTACCTCTCGCTCTCTGCCCGCCCAAGTCTTCCCGAAGAGCCGGCGCCGGACCCTCGCTTCCTCCGCTACAGCTCCCCCGACGCCAGGCCGCCCCTCGACCACTCCCCCTTTCTGCGCTTCCCCCAGGTCCGCCACACCACCCTCCCCAGCGGCATCCGCGTCGTCACCCAATCGGCCCCCATTTCCGCCTCCCACACCGCGTCTATCGGCGTCTGGATCGATGCCGGCAGTCGCTTCGAGGCCCCCGGTACCAACGGCACCGCCCATTTCCTCGAACACATGATCTTCAAGGGCACCCGCCGCCGCACCGCCCGCTCCCTCGAGGAGGAAATCGAGAACATGGGCGCCCGGCTCAACGCCTACACCTCTCGCGAGCAGACCACCTTCTTCGCCGACGTTCAGTCCAAGGACGTGGCCGTCGCCGTCGACGTGCTCGCCGACATCCTGCAGAATTCCAAGTTCCCTGACCACGCGATCAAGCGGGAGCGCGGCGTCATCCTCCGGGAGATGGAGGAG GTGCAAGGACAGGTAGAAGAGGTAATCTTCGACCACCTGCATTCTGCAGCGTTTCAGGGCCATCCTCTAGGGGACACAATATTGGGCCCGGAGGAGAATATACGAGGGATCTCGAGGGTTGACTTGCAGCAATACATTTCCACTCATTATACAGGCCATAGAATG GTTGTGTCGGCTGCAGGAGCTGTTAAACATGATGAGATTGTTAACATGGTCGGAAGGCTGTTCACAAATTTCTCCACAGATCCAACCACTGCAGATCAGCTTGTAAATGCAAATCCAGCTGTTTTTACAGGTTCAGAG GTTCGAGTGCAGGATGAGGGAATGCCTTTTGCGCATTTTGCAATAGCATTTAAAGGGTCATCCTGGACAGACCCTAACTCTATCCCCCTTATGGTAATCCAAAGCTTGTTGGGTAGTTGGAACAAGAGCATTGGTGTCGGCAATTGCTCAGG GTCTCAGCTTGCTCGTCGAGTAGGCACTGATGACTTAGCTGAAAATATTATGGCTTTCAATACCAACTATCGTGATATAGGATTGTTTGGTGTCTACTCCATTGCCTCG CCAAAATGTTTGCGTGAATTATCATGTGTCTTGATGGATGAGATTAAGAGACTTGCATACCAAGTGTCAGAAGCTGAAGTTGTTCGTGCTAGGAATCAG TTAAAATCCGTGCTTTTGCTTCACATTGATGGTTCCACTGCTGTTTCTGAGAATAATGGCCGTCAG ATGCTGACATACGGGCGGGTATTGCCATTCGTTGAGCTTTTTGCTCGCATTGATGCTGTTGATGCTGCTGCAATTATGGAGACAGCAAGGAACTTCATCATCAATAAG GAAGTTGCACTTGCCGCAACAGGACCGATCCAGGAATTGCCAGAGCACAGTTGGTTCTGCGCTCAGACCGCGGCTCAGTGA